The Helianthus annuus cultivar XRQ/B chromosome 16, HanXRQr2.0-SUNRISE, whole genome shotgun sequence genome includes a window with the following:
- the LOC110919474 gene encoding uncharacterized protein LOC110919474, translating to MPSPSTIKEMQKLARRLAALNRFLAYHVAKSFPFIITLHNCMKKSQFQWTPEAGSAFREMKNCLIRLPTLTAPVKGEPLVMYLSASDKAVGAVLLVDRQGIQTPVYYVSRTLNDPETRYAIMEKLVLALIHESRRLRRYFTNHVIHVLTNYIIGNILARPKISGRLAKWAIELGGHNVVFRPRPTIKGQVLADFMTEVLDDKDRECKAMEKAERQHTEEPWLLYTDDASNEDRAGAGLRLVSPNKHEFTYAIRLDFKRTNNEAEYEAFLAGLRLAIKMGVKHIEAHVDSMLVAGQINGQYDAKGDVMALYLDQAKTLLQNFYSYKVHHINRSENKPADALSKLASTSFQHLAKDVRIEVLSNPSLPLREVNVIQLGTTSWMTPIIMYLQSGILPENKVEARKVQYKSEHYQMADGILYRKSYLGPLLRCVDPEDANYLIREVHEGICGIHAGPRMVVAKVMNVGYYWPGMHLDAVKILRKCSGCQRHARKRCALKMN from the coding sequence ATGCCTTCACCGTCAACAATCAAGGAAATGCAGAAATTGGCTAGACGTTTAGCAGCACTCAACCGTTTCCTAGCCTATCACGTAGCCAAATCTTTCCCATTTATCATAACACTCCACAACTGCATGAAGAAAAGTCAATTTCAGTGGACTCCGGAAGCCGGGAGCGCATTCCGAGAGATGAAAAATTGCCTCATAAGACTGCCAACATTGACAGCACCAGTTAAGGGAGAACCCCTAGTAATGTATCTATCAGCATCTGATAAAGCAGTTGGAGCAGTTTTGCTTGTAGATCGCCAGGGAATTCAAACACCAGTTTATTATGTGTCCCGCACTTTGAACGATCCAGAAACAAGGTACGCTATAATGGAAAAACTGGTACTGGCACTGATCCATGAATCAAGGCGGTTGCGCAGGTACTTCACCAACCACGTCATTCACGTATTAACAAATTACATCATCGGCAACATCCTCGCAAGGCCCAAGATATCCGGAAGGTTAGCAAAGTGGGCTATAGAACTGGGAGGCCATAATGTGGTTTTCAGACCAAGGCCAACAATCAAGGGCCAGGTGTTGGCCGATTTCATGACAGAAGTACTTGATGACAAAGATAGGGAGTGCAAGGCAATGGAGAAAGCCGAAAGGCAACATACGGAAGAGCCATGGCTATTGTACACAGACGACGCATCCAATGAAGATCGCGCGGGCGCGGGACTTAGGCTGGTAAGTCCAAACAAACATGAATTCACGTATGCCATAAGGCTAGACTTCAAAAGAACGAATAATGAAGCTGAATACGAAGCTTTTCTTGCCGGTTTGAGATTGGCAATCAAGATGGGAGTCAAACACATTGAGGCACATGTAGACTCCATGTTAGTAGCCGGACAAATCAACGGCCAGTACGACGCCAAAGGAGACGTGATGGCGCTCTACTTGGACCAAGCAAAAACATTGCTGCAAAACTTCTATTCCTACAAGGTGCACCACATCAACCGGAGTGAGAATAAACCAGCAGACGCGTTAAGTAAACTCGCATCCACAAGTTTCCAGCACCTAGCCAAGGATGTGCGCATTGAGGTTTTGAGCAACCCATCGTTACCGCTAAGGGAAGTAAACGTTATTCAATTGGGAACAACGTCGTGGATGACCCCGATAATTATGTATCTCCAATCTGGAATACTACCGGAAAACAAAGTCGAGGCAAGAAAGGTGCAATACAAATCCGAACACTACCAGATGGCCGACGGAATTTTGTATCGGAAATCCTACTTGGGACCGTTGTTAAGATGCGTCGACCCAGAAGATGCAAACTACCTGATCCGAGAAGTACATGAGGGCATCTGTGGCATTCATGCCGGCCCAAGAATGGTAGTAGCAAAAGTGATGAACGTTGGATACTACTGGCCTGGAATGCACCTAGACGCAGTGAAAATTCTGAGAAAATGCAGCGGCTGCCAGAGGCACGCCCGAAAACGATGTGCCCTAAAAATGAACTAG